Proteins found in one Sporosarcina sp. FSL K6-3457 genomic segment:
- a CDS encoding class I SAM-dependent rRNA methyltransferase, with amino-acid sequence MTKTIDLQVNAKNIADLKKGYPLILKEAIINVNVLTEEGAIVRLVDRDRRFVAKGYYGNQNKGIGWVLTQKEEEAIDFNFFESKIAKALERREALFADPDTTAFRVFNGEGDGIGGLSIDFFDGYYMVSWYSQGIYSMKHHVYSVLDKIVEYKGIYEKKRFDMKGEYIEQDDFVRGEQGDFPIIVKENGMNFAVNLNDGAMTGIFLDQRDMRQAIRDKYAQGKNVLNTFSYTGAFSVAAALGGAMKTTSVDLAKRSLAKTIEQFSVNGIDYEQQDIKVMDVFEYFRYAKRNELKFDLVILDPPSFARTKKYSFSTAKDYPALLKDAIAITEKNGVIVASTNNASFGMKKFKTFIEEAFKDAGSSFKILEESSLPRDFRTNRDFPEFNYLKVVVLQKLK; translated from the coding sequence ATGACAAAAACAATCGATTTACAAGTGAATGCAAAAAATATAGCAGATTTGAAAAAAGGCTATCCGTTAATTTTGAAGGAAGCGATTATTAACGTCAACGTTTTGACGGAGGAAGGTGCAATTGTTCGCTTGGTGGACAGAGACCGTCGTTTTGTGGCAAAAGGCTATTATGGCAATCAAAACAAAGGGATTGGCTGGGTGTTGACGCAAAAAGAAGAGGAAGCGATTGACTTCAATTTCTTCGAATCAAAAATTGCGAAGGCGCTTGAACGCCGAGAAGCCCTTTTTGCAGACCCAGATACGACGGCGTTTCGCGTCTTTAACGGAGAGGGTGATGGCATCGGCGGATTGTCGATTGATTTCTTCGACGGTTATTATATGGTGAGCTGGTATAGCCAAGGAATTTATTCGATGAAGCATCATGTTTATAGTGTGTTGGATAAAATCGTTGAGTATAAAGGTATATATGAGAAAAAGCGCTTTGATATGAAGGGCGAATATATCGAGCAGGATGATTTTGTTCGTGGAGAGCAAGGTGATTTCCCGATTATCGTCAAGGAAAATGGCATGAATTTTGCGGTCAATTTGAATGATGGCGCAATGACGGGTATTTTCTTGGATCAGCGTGATATGCGTCAAGCGATTCGTGATAAGTATGCGCAGGGTAAAAATGTGCTGAATACGTTTTCGTATACAGGTGCGTTTTCGGTTGCAGCAGCACTTGGTGGTGCAATGAAGACGACGAGTGTCGATTTGGCGAAACGTAGCTTAGCGAAGACGATTGAACAGTTCAGTGTCAACGGCATTGACTATGAACAGCAGGATATTAAAGTGATGGATGTTTTCGAGTATTTCCGTTACGCGAAGCGCAATGAATTGAAGTTTGACCTTGTCATTTTGGATCCACCCAGCTTTGCGCGGACGAAGAAGTATTCGTTTAGCACAGCGAAGGATTATCCGGCTTTGCTGAAAGATGCCATTGCCATTACGGAGAAAAATGGTGTCATTGTAGCATCGACGAATAATGCGAGCTTTGGCATGAAGAAGTTCAAAACGTTCATTGAAGAAGCATTTAAGGATGCAGGTTCTTCGTTCAAGATTCTTGAGGAGTCGTCATTGCCGAGAGATTTCCGTACAAACCGTGATTTCCCGGAATTCAATTATTTAAAAGTAGTTGTTTTGCAGAAGTTGAAATAA
- a CDS encoding LLM class flavin-dependent oxidoreductase, which produces MMKFGLSGSSGGLESLQDDRLLTMIPQLEKWGYSSVWINEEHFQRNRSCFSPLILGATFAALSSSLRVGFSALITPLHHPLRLAEEIASMDRLSGGRVDFGVSRGHPGHYFDSYQIDASQRTELFRNGVSEILDYWTKGIVRVGDNELDFSPMPIQTPHPPIYVAAYSDDSVKWAAEAGHHLILHGIQSIESLSRCLHVFKESGGHTPSIPVGRFVYVGESDQQARDDIWPTVCQLTSRLKKIRTDRFSLINSEDDLEPELFFEQLAIIGGPETCARKIKQLNEEFGIQHVNLLSSFFGILPARLLEESLERFSKEVMPKL; this is translated from the coding sequence ATGATGAAGTTTGGACTATCAGGTAGCAGCGGTGGACTAGAATCCCTACAAGATGACCGCCTACTAACAATGATTCCTCAACTTGAAAAATGGGGCTATTCTTCCGTTTGGATTAACGAAGAGCATTTCCAACGTAACAGAAGCTGCTTTTCACCCCTTATTCTTGGCGCGACCTTTGCAGCTTTATCTTCCTCATTAAGGGTTGGGTTTTCTGCATTGATTACACCTCTTCACCACCCTTTACGACTGGCGGAAGAAATTGCTTCAATGGATAGACTTTCAGGAGGCAGAGTTGACTTCGGTGTTTCGCGTGGACATCCCGGCCATTATTTTGATAGCTATCAAATTGACGCTTCACAAAGAACCGAACTTTTCCGTAACGGGGTGAGCGAAATTCTAGACTATTGGACAAAAGGTATTGTGCGCGTTGGAGACAACGAACTGGATTTTTCACCGATGCCAATTCAAACACCTCACCCTCCTATTTACGTCGCTGCTTATTCTGATGACTCTGTCAAATGGGCTGCTGAGGCCGGTCACCACCTAATCTTACATGGTATTCAATCTATTGAAAGTCTTAGCCGTTGCCTACATGTATTCAAAGAATCCGGTGGCCATACGCCATCCATTCCCGTTGGACGTTTTGTCTACGTGGGGGAAAGTGATCAGCAAGCGCGAGACGATATTTGGCCGACGGTTTGTCAACTGACATCCCGTTTGAAAAAAATTCGTACCGACCGTTTTTCATTAATCAATTCTGAGGATGATCTGGAACCTGAATTATTCTTTGAACAGTTAGCGATTATCGGCGGTCCTGAAACATGTGCCAGAAAAATAAAACAACTAAACGAGGAGTTTGGTATACAGCATGTCAACCTGTTGTCATCCTTCTTCGGGATTTTGCCTGCACGGCTTTTGGAGGAATCCTTAGAACGGTTTTCCAAAGAAGTCATGCCAAAATTATGA
- a CDS encoding ABC transporter ATP-binding protein — translation MILEVKDLYYSHNKDSPILKGISFSIAKGDVLCLLGPNGTGKTTLIRCLLGMNRLESGDVFLGGINTKKMTAKEMSKKIAYVPQTTIVSFPYTVEDMVVMGRNPHIGYLSSPGKKDMEMVTDTLEKLDIIHLKDRTFSELSGGEKQMVMVARALVQQAEIMIMDEPTASLDYGNESKILRTIRQISETGISIVLITHSPNHAFLSGNKVAIMTGGKIQDYGRPNDVITSECLSELYGTPIGVTAANFEGTSMEGMKVCVPFLD, via the coding sequence ATGATACTAGAGGTAAAAGACTTATACTATAGCCACAACAAGGATTCACCCATACTCAAAGGTATATCCTTTTCGATTGCAAAAGGCGATGTACTCTGTCTTCTCGGACCAAACGGAACAGGAAAAACAACACTGATACGCTGTCTGTTAGGGATGAATCGTTTAGAGTCAGGGGATGTGTTTCTTGGAGGGATTAACACCAAAAAGATGACCGCTAAAGAAATGTCTAAAAAAATTGCTTATGTTCCTCAAACGACGATCGTTTCTTTTCCCTACACCGTTGAAGATATGGTCGTGATGGGCAGAAATCCACATATCGGTTATTTATCGTCTCCCGGAAAAAAAGATATGGAGATGGTGACCGATACGTTAGAAAAGTTAGATATTATCCATTTAAAGGATCGAACGTTTAGTGAGCTAAGTGGCGGAGAAAAACAAATGGTGATGGTGGCACGCGCATTGGTACAACAAGCAGAAATTATGATTATGGATGAGCCTACCGCAAGTTTAGATTATGGCAATGAAAGTAAAATCTTGCGTACAATCAGACAAATTTCCGAAACAGGGATATCTATTGTTTTGATCACTCACTCCCCTAATCATGCATTTTTGTCAGGGAATAAAGTTGCCATCATGACAGGCGGTAAGATTCAAGATTACGGTAGGCCTAATGATGTGATTACTAGCGAGTGTTTAAGCGAGTTGTACGGAACCCCTATCGGCGTAACTGCAGCTAATTTTGAAGGAACTTCTATGGAAGGCATGAAAGTTTGCGTGCCATTTCTTGATTGA
- a CDS encoding FecCD family ABC transporter permease, translating to MKHIYKKISFKLIILLIILILLSVLSFVMGRYPIAPSVVFDILASKIIDIPKTWSDTMETVIFNVRIPRITAAIIVGGVLAVSGAAFQNLTKNPMASPDILGVSAGAGFGAALAMTIYLPWYAIQIFAFIFGLLAVGLAIAVSRIFGKDSIIVLILGGIIVGAFFQALISLLKYIADPEDTLPAITFWLMGGLSKVTNQDILIALIPMSISLFILFLIRWQINVLSIGDEEAKSLGIQTGLIRIVVILCATLMTAAAVSISGIIGWVGLIIPHMARMIVGPNFYYLLPTSFLLGGSFILLVDNISRSASSLEIPLGILTALIGTPFFVILLSKVKKGWT from the coding sequence ATGAAACATATCTACAAAAAAATATCATTCAAGTTAATCATCCTACTCATTATCTTAATTCTACTATCCGTCCTGTCATTCGTCATGGGAAGATATCCAATCGCACCAAGTGTCGTCTTTGACATACTCGCTTCAAAAATCATCGACATACCCAAAACTTGGTCAGATACGATGGAAACGGTCATCTTCAATGTCAGGATTCCTAGAATTACCGCCGCGATTATTGTCGGTGGTGTCCTTGCCGTTTCAGGTGCTGCTTTCCAAAACCTAACTAAAAATCCAATGGCATCTCCCGATATTTTAGGTGTTTCGGCAGGTGCAGGGTTTGGTGCAGCATTAGCCATGACTATCTATTTACCTTGGTACGCCATACAAATATTTGCATTTATTTTTGGTCTGTTAGCAGTCGGTCTCGCCATTGCAGTCAGTAGAATATTCGGTAAAGACTCCATCATCGTCTTAATTTTGGGTGGGATCATCGTAGGTGCTTTCTTCCAAGCGCTCATTTCACTATTGAAATACATAGCTGATCCTGAAGACACCTTACCAGCCATTACGTTCTGGTTAATGGGCGGTTTATCCAAAGTAACTAACCAGGATATTTTAATTGCGCTCATTCCAATGAGCATTTCACTCTTCATCCTATTCCTCATCAGATGGCAAATCAATGTCCTTTCTATCGGTGATGAAGAAGCAAAATCACTAGGTATTCAAACCGGGCTCATTCGCATTGTTGTCATTCTTTGCGCCACATTAATGACAGCTGCGGCGGTTAGTATTAGCGGGATTATCGGGTGGGTTGGACTAATCATTCCCCATATGGCCAGAATGATTGTCGGTCCAAACTTCTACTATTTACTACCTACATCCTTCTTACTAGGCGGGTCCTTTATCTTATTAGTCGATAATATTAGTCGAAGTGCAAGCTCGCTTGAAATTCCATTAGGAATCTTAACCGCTCTTATTGGGACACCATTTTTTGTTATCTTACTATCAAAAGTAAAGAAGGGATGGACATGA
- a CDS encoding ABC transporter substrate-binding protein, with the protein MNKKMKNISIIILLIFTLVMTACGNSSVNNNNEAEEKPVTKPEVEVVQEPTEHEITDMAGRKVTLSTNIEKVVLVGSVPVLSSFLLAVGEGDKIVSGLPESFAKQNRWEYLPKFAPNLASKPKMQTESSDPNIEEILKADPDVIFTMSEDMISTFENNNLRVVFLSWKEPEDVKKTIKLVGEIFNKQEKAQEYTEYFDNSIEKVTSIVKDLSEEEKVKVLNMNVKNLSQPHAIAEWWIKQAGGLSVTEDGSNLETQNFSIEQFLDWDPEVLIVSNPSDIVELNTDGRYKNITAVKDQRIYSTPLGAHIWANRTSEQPLMVMFAAKQFYPELFKDLDVVQEMIDFYGKFYGYTLTKEEAEEILAGK; encoded by the coding sequence ATGAATAAAAAAATGAAGAACATTAGCATAATAATTTTACTTATATTCACATTGGTGATGACAGCTTGTGGTAACTCAAGTGTCAACAACAATAATGAAGCCGAAGAGAAACCAGTAACTAAACCAGAGGTCGAGGTTGTCCAAGAACCAACCGAGCATGAAATTACAGACATGGCAGGTAGAAAAGTAACATTATCAACTAATATTGAAAAGGTTGTATTGGTTGGTTCAGTTCCTGTCTTAAGTTCATTTTTATTAGCAGTTGGTGAAGGAGATAAAATAGTTAGTGGTTTACCTGAAAGCTTTGCAAAACAAAATAGATGGGAGTACTTACCTAAGTTTGCTCCAAATTTAGCTAGTAAACCAAAAATGCAAACAGAATCCTCCGATCCGAATATCGAAGAGATTTTAAAAGCTGATCCAGACGTCATCTTTACGATGAGTGAAGATATGATTAGTACTTTTGAAAACAATAATTTGCGTGTAGTTTTCTTGTCTTGGAAAGAGCCTGAAGATGTTAAAAAGACCATTAAATTAGTTGGAGAAATTTTTAATAAGCAAGAAAAAGCACAGGAATATACCGAGTACTTCGATAATTCTATCGAAAAAGTTACATCGATCGTAAAAGACCTCTCGGAAGAAGAAAAGGTAAAAGTATTAAACATGAACGTTAAGAATCTTAGCCAGCCACATGCAATTGCAGAATGGTGGATTAAACAGGCGGGCGGTTTAAGCGTTACAGAAGATGGTAGTAATTTAGAAACGCAGAACTTCTCGATTGAACAGTTTTTAGATTGGGATCCCGAGGTTTTAATCGTGTCAAATCCTTCTGATATTGTTGAGTTAAACACAGACGGGCGGTATAAGAATATCACAGCTGTGAAAGACCAACGCATTTACAGTACACCACTTGGTGCTCATATTTGGGCAAATCGAACAAGTGAGCAACCGTTGATGGTTATGTTCGCAGCAAAACAATTCTATCCTGAACTGTTTAAAGACTTGGACGTTGTTCAAGAAATGATTGATTTCTACGGGAAGTTTTACGGTTACACATTGACAAAAGAAGAAGCTGAAGAGATTTTGGCTGGGAAGTAA
- a CDS encoding DUF364 domain-containing protein codes for MVEVAKKDDILQEAADIIRTTLGDQLATITIERAAIGLFFTGVKLSNGYGGVSYTPIKSIPEAVCCPSSAASMPIPGKIRGASAESFLKDIHSNSMIRKSFAIAVLNALANTCWHLAPPTEYTIEKGVDPIDVIDIPENALVVVIGALAPYLRRFKKWKQPFIVLELDPATLKEDELPYFRPASEAPEVIPQADVLIATGTTLINDTIHSLLSYCKEDAQVVIVGPTSSMLPIPFFKRGVNVIGGVMVTKPDELLDMISEGGSGYHFFGKSAEKIVIQAK; via the coding sequence ATGGTGGAAGTAGCTAAAAAGGATGATATTTTGCAAGAAGCAGCAGATATTATCCGAACTACACTGGGCGATCAATTAGCAACAATCACGATTGAAAGAGCGGCTATCGGCTTATTTTTTACCGGTGTCAAGTTAAGCAATGGTTATGGCGGTGTCAGTTATACACCTATTAAGTCAATTCCAGAGGCGGTGTGTTGCCCGAGTTCCGCAGCAAGTATGCCAATTCCAGGGAAAATTAGAGGTGCTAGTGCGGAAAGTTTTTTAAAGGATATTCATTCAAACAGCATGATTAGAAAATCCTTTGCGATTGCTGTCTTGAATGCTTTAGCAAACACATGCTGGCATTTGGCCCCCCCTACTGAATACACCATTGAAAAGGGAGTCGATCCAATTGATGTGATCGATATTCCCGAAAATGCTTTGGTCGTTGTTATCGGCGCTCTTGCACCCTATTTACGTAGATTTAAAAAGTGGAAACAGCCTTTTATTGTTCTAGAACTCGATCCGGCCACTTTAAAGGAAGATGAGTTACCTTACTTCAGGCCTGCATCAGAGGCTCCTGAGGTAATCCCACAAGCAGATGTCTTAATTGCAACAGGTACCACATTGATCAATGATACGATTCATAGTTTACTCAGCTATTGCAAAGAAGATGCTCAAGTTGTCATTGTTGGCCCTACTAGTAGTATGCTGCCAATCCCCTTTTTCAAAAGGGGCGTCAATGTCATTGGTGGTGTCATGGTGACAAAGCCCGATGAGTTACTCGATATGATTAGCGAGGGTGGCTCGGGATATCATTTCTTCGGTAAATCTGCTGAGAAAATTGTTATTCAGGCAAAATAA
- a CDS encoding methyltransferase dimerization domain-containing protein, with protein MVSLQSSTQLKDIHFIQNLFYGHYRLSIVSAGVELGLFQSLEHEQWTKEQINDKYGLDGQFTGIFLQSLVDLNLLVLEEKLFKNSDLASIYLVPTSSYYQGDLLIQALKEEERWNNLAKVLTKKDIPQPVIDESYMNAQEQFALYEQTEIINRIKRWEGYSSAKSILDVSNPAGIFAFSLCKENSLLQGDVICPVNQFDYATKYLKSHSLESNVTIQNYNLKELLTGNTNKKFDIIILSHSLYQYRKELLPTYEKVANFVNPGGLLISNHWFCSPGCGEEDQGLSDLNKAVSIGGHPLCHEERYKTFITDSGFTLLADSTVPSLCGDSKFHMAVRNLDQVESSGEAEESCCKR; from the coding sequence ATGGTTTCTTTACAATCATCTACTCAGTTGAAGGATATTCATTTCATTCAAAACTTGTTTTATGGACATTATCGGTTGTCTATTGTTTCTGCTGGTGTTGAACTCGGCTTATTTCAATCATTAGAACACGAACAATGGACTAAAGAACAGATTAACGACAAGTACGGTTTAGACGGGCAATTTACAGGCATATTCCTGCAATCCCTGGTGGATTTGAATTTACTTGTTCTTGAAGAAAAACTTTTTAAAAATAGCGACCTTGCATCTATCTATTTGGTCCCCACAAGTTCCTATTATCAAGGTGATTTATTAATTCAAGCCTTAAAGGAAGAAGAACGGTGGAATAACTTAGCCAAAGTGTTAACAAAAAAAGATATCCCACAGCCGGTAATTGATGAAAGCTATATGAATGCACAAGAACAGTTTGCGTTATATGAACAAACTGAAATTATTAATAGAATTAAGCGCTGGGAGGGGTATTCTTCTGCAAAATCTATCCTCGATGTTAGCAATCCAGCTGGAATATTCGCATTTTCATTGTGTAAGGAAAACTCATTGCTGCAAGGAGACGTAATTTGCCCTGTAAACCAATTTGATTATGCAACCAAGTATTTGAAGAGTCACAGTCTTGAATCGAATGTAACCATTCAAAACTACAATTTAAAAGAACTATTAACAGGTAATACAAATAAAAAGTTCGATATTATCATTCTGTCCCATAGTCTCTATCAATACCGCAAAGAGCTACTACCCACATACGAAAAAGTAGCTAACTTTGTCAATCCAGGAGGTCTTCTCATCTCTAATCACTGGTTCTGCAGCCCCGGCTGTGGTGAAGAGGATCAAGGTCTATCTGATCTAAATAAGGCCGTTTCAATTGGAGGCCATCCGCTGTGTCACGAAGAAAGATATAAAACATTTATAACCGATTCTGGTTTTACGTTACTTGCAGACTCAACAGTACCGAGTTTATGTGGTGATTCAAAGTTTCATATGGCGGTTCGCAATCTTGATCAGGTAGAGAGTTCAGGCGAAGCAGAAGAAAGCTGTTGTAAAAGATAA
- a CDS encoding DUF364 domain-containing protein yields MWTLYDKLIGQISDEYIANEVIAGLSWTAIQSKSLGLAMSMPRSLQPSPLSGNCQGQPIQKLANSIKSWDFFEASLGLSAINSATNTLESVLSMESEGYRQLGSKSALSLIADKVTGKRVAVIGHFPDLDKLASTCQLTILERRLQIGDTPDPAAEYLLPEQDIVIMTSSTLINKTAPRLLELSKDAVTIMLGPSTPLSPVLFEMGVDMISGLIVEDEENVLRCVKEGGGMRTFRNAVRYVNLAKADSLIGKWEMKSERV; encoded by the coding sequence ATGTGGACGTTATATGATAAGTTAATTGGACAAATAAGTGATGAATATATCGCTAATGAGGTGATTGCTGGCCTTTCCTGGACTGCGATTCAGTCAAAATCACTTGGATTAGCGATGAGCATGCCTCGTTCTTTACAGCCATCGCCTCTTTCTGGTAATTGCCAGGGTCAACCTATACAGAAGTTAGCTAATAGTATAAAGTCTTGGGACTTTTTTGAGGCTTCGTTAGGTTTAAGTGCTATTAACTCTGCCACGAATACCCTGGAATCGGTTCTGTCTATGGAAAGCGAAGGATACAGACAATTAGGTTCGAAAAGTGCGCTTAGCCTTATTGCCGATAAAGTGACTGGTAAACGTGTGGCGGTTATCGGACATTTTCCTGATTTAGATAAGCTGGCTTCTACTTGCCAACTGACTATTTTGGAAAGAAGGCTACAAATCGGGGATACACCAGATCCAGCTGCAGAATATCTACTACCTGAGCAAGATATTGTGATTATGACATCCTCAACATTGATTAATAAAACGGCTCCTAGATTGTTAGAGCTATCGAAAGATGCTGTGACCATTATGCTTGGACCAAGCACGCCGCTGTCACCGGTTCTTTTTGAAATGGGGGTAGATATGATCAGTGGTTTAATCGTCGAGGACGAGGAGAATGTTCTGCGTTGCGTAAAAGAAGGAGGCGGTATGCGAACTTTCCGAAACGCGGTGAGATATGTAAATCTTGCGAAGGCTGATTCTCTAATTGGAAAGTGGGAGATGAAAAGTGAAAGAGTTTAA
- a CDS encoding FmdE family protein, producing MKEFNELLKEAAEYHGHLCAGQILGVRIGMAGLKWLQIDEPVGNKSLIIYVETDRCAADALQTVTGCKLGKRSLKHMDYGKMAATFVNIYENKAVRVVVPGHVRELAKNYSSNKENPYMEAYKVMPDEELLLFEEVIVDFKPEDLPGKPLRRITCEKCGEEVNDGREVVVDSSTICKACYSTPYYKVIH from the coding sequence GTGAAAGAGTTTAACGAATTATTGAAAGAAGCAGCGGAATATCATGGTCATTTATGTGCGGGTCAAATTTTGGGCGTTAGAATAGGGATGGCTGGATTGAAGTGGCTACAAATAGACGAACCAGTGGGGAATAAGAGTCTAATTATTTACGTAGAAACGGATCGTTGTGCGGCCGATGCTTTACAGACTGTAACTGGTTGTAAATTAGGAAAAAGATCTTTAAAGCATATGGATTATGGGAAGATGGCTGCAACGTTTGTCAATATATATGAAAATAAAGCAGTTAGGGTTGTTGTTCCGGGTCATGTTCGGGAATTAGCGAAGAACTATAGTTCGAACAAAGAAAATCCATATATGGAAGCTTACAAAGTCATGCCTGATGAGGAACTCCTGCTGTTCGAGGAGGTAATTGTTGATTTTAAACCAGAAGACCTACCCGGTAAGCCTTTACGAAGAATTACATGTGAAAAGTGTGGAGAAGAAGTGAATGACGGACGAGAAGTTGTCGTTGACTCGTCAACTATTTGTAAAGCTTGTTACTCAACGCCCTATTATAAAGTAATTCACTAG
- a CDS encoding DUF3021 domain-containing protein: MKTFLFRSMIGIFFGAFIAVLLTNSVVFWGEQDVLDGQLFLKNSLGSIFSGWFFTVSPLYFENTNLRLSQQTALHFVTVVVLYFILAFGIGWIPFTMKSFLLTLGLFIVVYAIFWTSFYLYFRNQAKKLNAELNDLS; the protein is encoded by the coding sequence ATGAAAACCTTTTTATTCCGTAGTATGATTGGTATTTTCTTTGGCGCATTTATCGCTGTACTATTAACGAATTCCGTCGTTTTTTGGGGCGAGCAGGACGTGTTAGACGGGCAATTATTCTTAAAAAATTCACTCGGCTCTATTTTCAGCGGATGGTTTTTCACAGTCAGCCCACTCTATTTCGAAAATACCAATTTGCGCCTCTCTCAACAGACCGCGCTCCACTTCGTAACAGTTGTTGTGCTGTACTTTATTTTGGCGTTTGGCATTGGCTGGATTCCATTTACTATGAAAAGCTTCTTACTGACACTAGGATTATTCATTGTCGTCTATGCTATTTTCTGGACTTCTTTCTATCTTTATTTCAGAAATCAGGCGAAGAAATTGAATGCGGAATTGAATGATCTCTCGTAA
- a CDS encoding LytTR family DNA-binding domain-containing protein, whose product MKVSLNIDSAYKETKVTIESPELDHSVQEILDFIKGRETEFLVGKDGDMQHILKPRDIHYCHSEKDGVVAVTADGSFKLKEKLYELEEILPSNKFVRLSKSVIANLHEMSSFEASFNGTLCVYFKSGAKEYVSRTYVNTIKESLKMNKRRGSE is encoded by the coding sequence ATGAAAGTATCATTGAACATCGACAGTGCCTATAAAGAAACAAAAGTGACGATTGAATCTCCAGAATTAGATCATTCTGTTCAGGAGATTCTTGATTTCATAAAAGGAAGGGAAACGGAGTTCCTTGTTGGAAAAGATGGCGATATGCAACATATCCTAAAGCCCCGCGACATCCACTATTGCCACAGCGAAAAGGATGGAGTTGTCGCAGTCACAGCCGACGGTTCTTTTAAATTAAAAGAGAAACTATACGAGTTAGAAGAAATTCTTCCTTCGAATAAATTCGTCCGGCTCTCTAAATCAGTCATCGCTAATCTTCATGAAATGAGTAGCTTTGAAGCGTCCTTCAACGGAACACTGTGCGTCTATTTTAAATCAGGGGCAAAGGAATACGTTTCTCGCACATACGTCAACACCATTAAAGAATCATTGAAAATGAACAAGAGGAGGGGGAGCGAATGA
- a CDS encoding ABC transporter permease, whose protein sequence is MLATQLKYDLLMFSRELFYMVFTIIVPPVTYLFMGQLFGNQTYAGNLSYAETYTPSFILLITFGVIFFAFGFDQVMNRTTGVEKRISLSPVPKKMLLLSAILKSIIITSIGFFLVYGIGMIAYDLSFQPVRFLSAYGFFIILNAVLLIISSAIYSLFKSMNAALVFSIVIFQVVMITGGFTMPIAMMPKFVQIIADVNSLYHMNNLFIAVWNGQLVFDNSTLISIGYIAGLVLVAFVIISFTNKRRD, encoded by the coding sequence ATGTTAGCGACACAATTAAAATACGACCTGCTCATGTTTTCAAGAGAATTGTTTTACATGGTCTTCACAATTATTGTTCCACCAGTTACGTATCTGTTCATGGGGCAATTATTCGGCAATCAAACATATGCAGGAAATTTAAGCTATGCAGAAACATACACACCGTCATTCATCTTACTCATTACGTTCGGCGTCATCTTTTTCGCCTTCGGTTTCGATCAAGTGATGAACCGTACAACTGGCGTTGAAAAACGCATCAGTCTGTCACCTGTTCCGAAAAAAATGCTATTGTTGTCAGCCATATTGAAATCCATCATTATTACAAGCATCGGCTTTTTCCTTGTCTATGGCATCGGGATGATTGCTTATGATTTATCGTTCCAGCCAGTGCGTTTTCTAAGTGCTTACGGATTTTTCATTATCCTGAATGCCGTATTGCTGATCATTTCTTCAGCAATCTATTCTTTATTCAAAAGCATGAACGCAGCGCTGGTCTTTTCCATCGTCATTTTCCAAGTTGTCATGATTACAGGCGGCTTCACGATGCCAATTGCCATGATGCCGAAATTCGTTCAAATTATCGCTGACGTGAACTCACTCTACCATATGAATAATCTCTTCATAGCGGTTTGGAATGGGCAGCTTGTGTTTGACAACAGTACACTCATCTCCATCGGTTACATTGCCGGTTTAGTACTGGTCGCATTCGTTATTATCAGCTTTACGAATAAAAGACGGGATTGA